A genomic window from Prunus persica cultivar Lovell chromosome G2, Prunus_persica_NCBIv2, whole genome shotgun sequence includes:
- the LOC18786817 gene encoding protein PAIR1, with product MKLKINKACDLSSISVLPPHTRRPNAVPNGPQASQLRSQPSEQSFSQGFSSQHGMFSQLSQNSLSDVLTNDQRFGSQERENSVKKIACLPPISHAREESQMHIARSSTNFMRKWSSASGSDHRGQTSEEFEHRIGMMETSLNKFGMILDSVQSDVMQVNKGMKEVSMEMEAMRQKLTAQDNSLQLMSKGQEDFKASFDGGIKSMSEQLSKNNSQDKLQEMFLVLSALPVKIEIIEASLLKSQNKLHDSFVKEMQKMICSQNQNTSIQKCEISSILSPKGVAASRAIPQGKPQPIKSLAVPPKACVQAVVVPKTETGGWKTVKAEKATFSDSGFRKVQKPNRFTSIQKERECRVVIESDEEIDGAFSCLLDEKETDVDMAEEVKEETQRILRRARRRKRKLCNTIIIN from the exons ATGAAGTTAAAGATCAACAAGGCCTGCGATCTCAGCTCCATCTCGGTCCTTCCTCCACACACAAG GAGGCCAAATGCTGTGCCAAATGGACCACAAGCATCGCAGCTTCGATCTCAACCATCGGAGCAGTCATTTTCTCAGGGATTCTCATCTCAGCATGGCATGTTTTCTCAGCTCTCTCAGAACTCTCTTAGTGACGTTCTGACCAATGATCAG AGGTTTGGCTCTCAAGAACGAGAGAATTCTGTGAAGAAGATTGCCTGCTTACCCCCAATTAGTCATGCACGTGAAGAGAGTCAAATGCATATCGCAAGATCTTCCACCAACTTCATGCGCAAGTGGAGTTCTGCGTCCGGTTCAGATCATCGAG GTCAGACTAGTGAGGAATTTGAACACCGGATTGGAATGATGGAAACTTCATTGAATAAGTTTGGAATGATCTTGGATTCAGTCCAGAGTGATGTCATGCAAGTAAACAAAGGAATGAAGGAAGTATCTATGGAGA TGGAAGCGATGCGGCAGAAGTTGACAGCTCAGGATAACTCATTGCAGTTAATG AGTAAGGGGCAAGAAGATTTCAAAGCTAGTTTTGATGGGGGCATCAAGTCTATGTCTGAACAACTGAGCAAAAATAACTCTCAAGACAAATTACAGGAGATGTTCTTGGTGCTTTCAGCCTTACCAGTAAAAATAGAAATCATAGAAGCATCTTTACTGAAATCACAGAATAAGCTGCACGACTCCTTCGTCAAGGAAATGCAG AAAATGATTTGCAGCCAGAATCAGAATACCTCCATCCAAAAATGTGAAATATCCTCTATACTTTCACCTAAG GGCGTTGCTGCCTCTCGTGCTATTCCACAAGGAAAGCCACAGCCTATTAAAAG CTTAGCTGTGCCTCCAAAGGCTTGTGTGCAAGCAGTTGTAGTTCCAAAGACAGAAACAGGGGGCTGGAAGACTGTTAAGGCGGAAAAAGCTACGTTTAGTGACAGCGGGTTCCGGAAAGTGCAAAAACCTAATAGATTTACTTCCATCCAAAAG GAAAGAGAATGCAGAGTTGTCATTGAATCAGATGAGGAGATTGACGGAGCCTTTTCCTGCTTGCTTGACGAGAAAGAAACAG ACGTAGACATGGCTGAGGAGGTAAAGGAAGAGACACAACGGATTTTGAGGAGGGCAAGGAGGCGAAAGAGAAAATTATGCAACactataattattaattga